From the Lathyrus oleraceus cultivar Zhongwan6 chromosome 4, CAAS_Psat_ZW6_1.0, whole genome shotgun sequence genome, one window contains:
- the LOC127135783 gene encoding uncharacterized protein LOC127135783, with product MNFEFPDEDIMLIRDCNIPDPEEGPEPGSHWTLVFDGASNAHDNGIGAVITSLTSFHLPFTTRLCFECKNNCIFGIETIINLRIKILEVYRDSALVINQVKGCWDTRNHKLIPYKENVLKLIPYFDEITFHHIPREENQLADALATLASMFKVKWKNEAPPLSPQLLGRARLLFGG from the coding sequence ATGAACTTTGAATTTCCCGATGAAGATATTATGTTGATTAGGGATTGCAACATCCCCGACCCTGAGGAAGGACCTGAGCCTGGGTCCCATTGGACTttggtttttgatggagcttctaacgCTCATGACAATGGCATTGGAGCAGTTATCACCTCCCTAACTAGTTTTCACCTCCCCTTCACCACAAGGTTGTGCTTTGAATGTAAAAATAATTGTATCTTTGGTATTGAAACTATAATTAATCTTAGGATCAAAATCCTTGAAGTCTATAGAGATTCAGCCTTGGTGATCAACCAAGTCAAAGGATGTTGGGATACTAGAAATCATAAGCTCATCCCTTACAAGGAGAATGTCTTAAAACTAATCCCTTACTTTGATGAGATCACATTCCATCACATCCctcgagaggagaatcagttaGCCGATGCATTAGCAACTTTGGCGTCCATGTTTAAGGTTaagtggaagaatgaagcaccacCCCTTTCACCTCAACTACTTGGACGAGCCCGCTTACTGTTTGGTGGCTGA